The window ACCAGGCTGGCGGCTTCATCAGCGATGCGCTCAAAGAGATCTCTCACAAAGCAGTCCATGACGGCCTTGGCCTCCTTGGACAGGCTGAGGCCTGCGTGAATTTCCTTCAGAACCTTCGGGAAATAGGTGGCGAAGGTCGGCTGCCGGCTGGTGCCcaggcggaggcggcggcggggCCTGGGTTTCCTCTGTTTCCCGGGGGGTGAGGACGCcttctcagggtcctggca is drawn from Ochotona princeps isolate mOchPri1 chromosome X, mOchPri1.hap1, whole genome shotgun sequence and contains these coding sequences:
- the LOC131478639 gene encoding uncharacterized protein LOC131478639; translated protein: MAEPGSPSPPAEGPLVCQDPEKASSPPGKQRKPRPRRRLRLGTSRQPTFATYFPKVLKEIHAGLSLSKEAKAVMDCFVRDLFERIADEAASLVRNKRGSTLTYRDIQSGIRLVLPTQLYKYADSQGNKALIKFISSK